AGAAGCAGGCGGGCGAGGACCTCGGGATCAGCGTGCGGCAGGACTGGCGGCCCGGTCGCGGTGACGGCTCGTGGCTGCACGGCGTCGCGTTCCAGCGGCAGCTCGCCCGCACGGTGACGGTCCCGGACCCGCGCGACTTCCGCGTCATGGGTGTCCTCACGAACGCCGACGACCCGGCGGCCGTCGCCGCCCACGGGGCGATCTACATGATCTGGTTCCAGACGCCGGTCGACTCCGACCAGTGGATCCGCTCGCACCCGAAGGTCTTCACCGACCCGGCCCTGGAGAAGCACCACACGACGTGGTGGGCCGGCTTCGACGTGGTCGCCTACGCGCCGCCCGCCCGGGGCAAGGACCTCACCGACGTCGTGGACCACTGGGTCCGCAGCGTCACCTCGTGCCCCGACAGCGACCAGGGCTGCGTCATCCCGCAGCACATCGCGACGGCAGGCGCCACGCCCTGACCCGGCGCGCCGGGTCAGCCGCGGTCACGGCGCCAGACGACGACGGACGACGAGGTGTCCGGCCGCAGGATCGGCAGCCGGCCCGGTGCCGCGGCGACCGGTGGAGCCGGACTGGCCGACGCACGGTTGAGCACCTGGCGCAGCGCCTCCCGTGCCTGGTCGAGCTCCGCCTGCAGCTCGGCGTTGCGCTGGGCCAGCGCCGCGGCGCGGTCCTCGAGCTCGAGGATCCGTCGCACACCCTCGAGGCCGATCCCGGAGGACGTGAGCTCGGCGATCTGGCGCAGCAGGTCGATGTCGCGAGCGGAGTAGCGGCGGCCACCGCCACCGGTGCGGCCCGGCGTCACGAGCCCGAGCCGCTCCCAGGTGCGCAGGGTCTGCGGGTGCAGGCCGGTGAGCTCCGCGGCGACGCTGATGACGTAGACCGCCGCGTCGTGCGCAGGACGACCCGCCCCACCGTTGCGGCCGGACTCTGCCATCGGGGTCACGCCTCCTCGAAGAGCCTCGTGCGCAGCGGCTTGTCACTCGTCGCTGCACGATAGGCCTCGATCGCCTCCCGCGCAGCCGCGTCGAGCACCGCGGGCACGTGGACCTCGACCGTGACGAGCAGGTCACCCTGCGTGCCGTCGGCCTTCTTGACGCCCTTGCCACGCACGCGGAAGGTGCGTCCGTTGGGCGTGCCGGCCGGCAGCCGGAGGGTCACCGGTGCGCC
The sequence above is a segment of the Nocardioides jiangxiensis genome. Coding sequences within it:
- a CDS encoding heat shock protein transcriptional repressor HspR, producing MAESGRNGGAGRPAHDAAVYVISVAAELTGLHPQTLRTWERLGLVTPGRTGGGGRRYSARDIDLLRQIAELTSSGIGLEGVRRILELEDRAAALAQRNAELQAELDQAREALRQVLNRASASPAPPVAAAPGRLPILRPDTSSSVVVWRRDRG